In Drosophila santomea strain STO CAGO 1482 chromosome 2L, Prin_Dsan_1.1, whole genome shotgun sequence, a single window of DNA contains:
- the LOC120454836 gene encoding heart- and neural crest derivatives-expressed protein 1 isoform X2, which yields MFTNSVALPCEYSTMFYNSIYNTSTMFDMKHSESQVQQQIYNTNHLGYVPASNTRIVKKRNTANKKERRRTQSINNAFSYLREKIPNVPTDTKLSKNVPLSTKGRTGWPQDVWASELIPEHN from the exons atgtttacaaattcTGTAGCCTTGCCGTGTGAATATTCAACCATGTTTTATAACTCAATCTATAATACATCAACCATGTTTGACATGAaac ACTCGGAAAgtcaagtgcagcagcagatATATAACACAAATCACCTAGGATATGTGCCAGCATCAAATACTCGGATTGTTAAGAAACGTAATACAGCTAACAAGAAGGAGAGAAGGCGAACCCAAAGCATAAACAATGCGTTTTCCTATCTGCGTGAAAAGATTCCCAATGTTCCTACAGATACTAAATTATCAAAG AATGTTCCATTGTCGACCAAGGGCCGTACGGGTTGGCCACAAGATGTTTGGGCTTCGGAGCTTATTCCAGAACATAACTAA
- the LOC120454836 gene encoding heart- and neural crest derivatives-expressed protein 2 isoform X1, with amino-acid sequence MFTNSVALPCEYSTMFYNSIYNTSTMFDMKHSESQVQQQIYNTNHLGYVPASNTRIVKKRNTANKKERRRTQSINNAFSYLREKIPNVPTDTKLSKIKTLKLAILYINYLVNVLDGDQDPKGGFRAELKPVSRKICSEKKHCLKSEIQNVPLSTKGRTGWPQDVWASELIPEHN; translated from the exons atgtttacaaattcTGTAGCCTTGCCGTGTGAATATTCAACCATGTTTTATAACTCAATCTATAATACATCAACCATGTTTGACATGAaac ACTCGGAAAgtcaagtgcagcagcagatATATAACACAAATCACCTAGGATATGTGCCAGCATCAAATACTCGGATTGTTAAGAAACGTAATACAGCTAACAAGAAGGAGAGAAGGCGAACCCAAAGCATAAACAATGCGTTTTCCTATCTGCGTGAAAAGATTCCCAATGTTCCTACAGATACTAAATTATCAAAG ATTAAAACATTGAAGCTGGCCATATTGTACATAAACTACTTAGTTAATGTTCTTGATGGAGATCAGGATCCAAAAGGCGGATTTCGAGCCGAACTTAAGCCGGTCAGCCGTAAGATTTGTAGCGAAAAGAAGCACTGCTTAAAATCAGAGATTCAA AATGTTCCATTGTCGACCAAGGGCCGTACGGGTTGGCCACAAGATGTTTGGGCTTCGGAGCTTATTCCAGAACATAACTAA
- the LOC120458275 gene encoding ubiquitin carboxyl-terminal hydrolase CYLD, whose product MNSKSDYEGEKEKKLTITNRFGDSLENYELSNESEHKTHVYPKKIPNRKNGILKNSETNHSAVENPHLEDVDLADILGTNWPKRAGPAAMILNNKSKTDPSNSEDFILKPTSPILTKIEAEEPLRFTIADYQPLIEIPGTELAIGSLVEVTNPGVCEDLYGVIRWIGIPPGPQKNVLVGIEVEDESNLKNVVASDGRHNGVRLFTCHDGRAIFVPANRCTADRRFADVDNTIAANRVSSNHAKKFGVADCPAIYGSIPPLEIHNSDELASICGKFKGIQGHHNSCYLDATLFSMFTFTSVFDSILYRRPGPQDIRNYSEVQKVLRDEIVNPLRKNVFVRSDRVMKLRELLDQLSSVSGLTCEEKDPEEFLNSLLSQIMRVEPFLKLSSGQDSYFYQLFVEKDEKLTLPSVQQLFEQSFHSSDIKLKEVPSCFIIQMPRFGKNYKMYPRILPSQVLDVTDIIENSPRQCSLCGKLAEYECRDCFGSLQAGSGLECTAFCPKCLKTFHSHIKRTNHVSKKIYSPKEFKIMAEHMVVPRLYMELFAVVCIETSHYVAFVKSGSGPDAPWCFFDSMADRKGEQNGYNIPEITCVPELTQWLSEEGARSINETSTNDKVLPEHAKRIFCDAYMCLYQSTDIMMYH is encoded by the exons ATGAATTCCAAATCCGATTATGAaggagaaaaagaaaaaaagttGACCATAACAAATAGATTCGGGGATTCCCTGGAAAACTATGAACTATCCAACGAGAGCGAGCACAAGACCCATGTTTACCCCAAAAAGATTCCTAACCGaaaaaatggaattttaaa AAACAGCGAAACAAACCATAGTGCCGTAGAAAATCCCCATCTCGAGGATGTGGACTTGGCAGACATTTTGGGCACAAATTGGCCAAAACGAGCGGGACCAGCTGCAATGATCTTAAACAACAAAAGTAAAACGGATCCTAGCAATTCTGAAGACTTCATTTTAAAACCAACGTCTCCCATATTAACAAAAATAGAAGCAGAGGAACCTTTAc GTTTTACAATCGCTGATTACCAACCTCTGATTGAAATACCTGGAACTGAGCTAGCGATTGGTTCCCTTGTAGAAGTCACGAATCCCGGAGTATGTGAAGATTTATATGGCGTTATAAGATGGATAGGTATACCTCCTGGCCCCCAAAAAAACGTACTCGTTGGAATCGAGGTAGAAGACGAATCcaacttgaaaaatgttgtggcATCGGATGGGCGGCACAATGGCGTACG cttattTACTTGCCACGATGGTCGAGCTATTTTTGTACCAGCCAACAGATGCACCGCTGACCGGCGATTTGCTGATGTAGATAATACCATTGCTGCAAACAGAGTTTCCAGTAATCATGCAAAGAAATTTGGCGTCGCTGACTGCCCTGCTATTTATGGCTCAATACCACCATTAG AAATACACAACTCCGATGAGCTTGCAAGCATATGCGGAAAGTTCAAAGGAATACAAGGACACCATAATTCCTGCTACCTTGATGCAACTCTATTTTCCATGTTCACTTTCACCAGTGTTTTTGATTCAATTCTGTACAGACGTCCGGGCCCACAA GATATTCGAAATTACAGTGAAGTTCAGAAGGTTTTGCGCGATGAAATCGTCAATCCATTGcggaaaaatgttttcgttCGATCTGATCGTGTAATGAAGCTGCGCGAGCTCCTAGACCAGCTAAGTTCGGTCAGCGGTCTCACCTGCGAAGAAAAAGATCCTGAAGAGTTCCTGAATAGTTTGCTCTCACAAATTATGCGAGTTGAACCGTTTTTAAAG cTAAGCTCGGGACAAGATTCATATTTTTACCAACTATTTGTGGAAAAGGATGAGAAATTAACATTACCGAGTGTGCAACAACTGTTTGAGCAAAGTTTCCACTCATCGGATATAAAACTAAAGGAAGTTccttcttgttttattattcaAATGCCTCGTTTCGGAAAGAACTACAAGATGTATCCAAGAATCTTGCCATCGCAGGTTCTTGATGTCACAgatataattgaaaatt CTCCTCGACAGTGCTCACTTTGTGGCAAACTAGCTGAATACGAGTGCCGGGATTGTTTTGGTAGCTTGCAGGCTGGATCAGGGCTGGAATGCACCGCTTTTTGTCCTAAATGTCTGAAAACATTTCACAGTCACATCAAAAG AACCAATCATGTGTCGAAAAAGATTTATAGTCCAAAGGAATTTAAAATCATGGCAGAGCACATGGTTGTCCCGCGATTGTACATGGAGTTATTTGCTGTCGTCTGCATAGAAACGTCTCATTACGTGGCGTTCGTCAAGTCTGGATCCGGACCTGATGCTCCATGGTGTTTCTTCGATTCAATGGCTGATAGAAAAG GCGAACAGAATGGATACAATATACCTGAAATTACGTGTGTTCCAGAATTAACACAGTGGCTCTCGGAAGAGGGCGCACGATCTATAAATGAAACTTCAACGAACGATAAAGTATTACCTGAACACGCTAAGCGTATTTTTTGCGATGCCTATATGTGTCTGTACCAAAGCACAGATATTATGATGTACCATTAG
- the LOC120458532 gene encoding uncharacterized protein LOC120458532: MNPMLILISGYLLIPLIILASAAHSDSYAVNKTSSAESAEWSYPEYGKPSIHSTGRRPEKLNLQHYNRETERNVTLKRGVKNFQKQGDKLTRHKIKYKPSGARRKNVSPHYADDSTESRHYHTFEEIHEHIDEDDGQYQASEQVGTQAILHEHVEQSSKKDAKRMKVKIKHHHHHHHHNHIKELIKTVPQPYPVEKVVHVPIEKIVEKIVHVPKLVNVTVEKIVHVPIEKIVEKVIHIPKPVQVPKPYVVEKIIEKIVHVPKPYPVLRTVPYPVEIKVPVHLEKKVPVPYKVEVERKVPIYIRSSEPYKYESSSLYESYPRGEEFKLNIEMDHPPPREHEPSSLPSSNYFNRIYKSRELDHPPRIEDYQSSVPTQFKQDYAPKSTPDQQFKHEYVTKSSINPQFKHDYVTKSSIDPQFKHDYVTKSSFESQYNQEYVPKTSIESTSPGRDGVSLKLVGPPTPFNITGKDLQAANSAPDFVNSSNVDLSPQESANAYRGMPFSIPFQFVQLQPMAFQSPIHVELPVQSPSSEGAQK, from the exons atgaacCCAATG TTAATTTTGATTTCTGGATACCTACTAATACCACTGATAATTCTTGCAAGTGCAGCACACAGTGATTCCTATGCTGTGAATAAAACCAGTAGTGCCGAAAGTGCTGAGTGGAGCTATCCTGAATACGGAAAACCATCTATTCACAGCACCGGAAGGAGGCCGGAAAAGCTGAATCTACAACATTACAATAGGGAGACCGAACGCAATGTGACTTTGAAACGTGGTGTGAAAAACTTTCAAAAGCAAGGCGATAAATTAACCAggcataaaatcaaatataagCCATCGGGTGCTCGAAGAAAAAATGTGAGTCCGCATTATGCGGATGACAGTACGGAAAGTAGGCATTATCATACGTTTGAGGAGATACACGAGCATATAGATGAAGATGACGGACAGTACCAGGCATCCGAGCAAGTCGGAACACAAGCGATCCTGCACGAACATGTTGAGCAGTCGAGCAAGAAGGATGCGAAGCGGATGAAGGTGAAAATCaagcaccaccatcaccaccatcatcacAACCACATAAAGGAGCTGATCAAAACGGTGCCTCAACCGTATCCTGTGGAAAAGGTTGTCCATGTGCCCATTGAGAAAATTGTCGAGAAGATCGTACATGTGCCCAAGCTTGTGAATGTTACGGTTGAGAAAATAGTGCACGTCCCCATCGAAAAGATAGTGGAAAAGGTGATACACATTCCGAAGCCCGTCCAAGTTCCTAAACCATATGTGGTCGAAAAAATCATTGAAAAAATCGTCCACGTCCCAAAACCATATCCTGTGCTCCGAACTGTTCCGTATCCAGTCGAAATAAAGGTGCCAGTTCACCTCGAAAAGAAGGTACCAGTGCCCTATAAGGTCGAGGTGGAACGAAAGGTTCCCATTTACATTCGCTCCAGCGAGCCATATAAATACGAGTCATCTTCACTCTACGAAAGCTATCCACGCGGTGAGGAGTTCAAACTCAACATTGAAATGGATCATCCACCGCCCAGAGAACACGAACCTTCCAGCCTACCATCCTCCAACTACTTTAACAGGATATACAAATCGAGGGAATTGGACCATCCACCGAGGATAGAGGACTATCAAAGTTCAGTGCCCACGCAGTTTAAGCAAGATTACGCACCGAAGAGTACTCCCGATCAGCAGTTTAAGCACGAATACGTCACGAAAAGTAGTATTAATCCTCAGTTTAAGCACGATTACGTGACGAAAAGTAGTATTGATCCTCAGTTTAAGCACGATTACGTAACGAAAAGTAGTTTTGAATCGCAGTATAACCAGGAATACGTACCCAAAACTAGTATTGAATCGACTTCTCCTGGACGAGATGGGGTTTCCTTAAAGCTCGTCGGTCCCCCTACTCCTTTCAATATCACGGGAAAGGATTTGCAGGCCGCCAACTCCGCTCCAGACTTTGTCAATAGCTCCAACGTAGATCTAAGTCCACAGGAGTCGGCTAATGCCTATCGCGGTATGCCATTCTCTATACCATTTCAGTTTGTACAACTCCAACCAATGGCCTTCCAAAGTCCTATACATGTGGAACTACCAGTTCAATCCCCTTCATCAGAAGGTGCTCAAAAGTGA
- the LOC120456126 gene encoding outer mitochondrial transmembrane helix translocase, with the protein MDNFGLGGVELSKGQIFQVLVRLSVASLITYYSVKWMMNQMDPTSKNKKKAKILAEEQLKRLAEKEGFKLNAQEFSDYELMIASHLVVPADITVSWSDIAGLDAVIQELRESVVLPVQHKELFKHSKLWQAPKGVLLHGPPGCGKTLIAKATAKEAGMRFINLDVAILTDKWYGESQKLTSAVFSLASRIEPCIIFIDEIDSFLRSRNMNDHEATAMMKTQFMMLWDGLSTNTNSTVIVMGATNRPQDLDKAIVRRMPAQFHIGLPSETQRKDILKLILQSEEISRDVDLNRLSKLTNGFSGSDLREMCRNASVYRMRQLITSSDPSAAALDRNNVSITMDDLLGSHLKIKESKMHTGSLFLENRIELD; encoded by the exons ATGGATAACTTCGGGCTTGGAGGCGTGGAGCTAAGCAAGGGGCAGATATTCCAAGTACTGGTTCGCCTGTCTGTGGCCTCGCTAATCACATACTATTCGGTAAAATGGATGATGAACCAGATGGACCCGACTagcaaaaacaagaagaaagCCAAAATTCTGGCCGAAGAGCAGTTGAAGAG GCTGGCCGAGAAGGAGGGCTTCAAGCTAAACGCGCAAGAATTTAGCGACTACGAACTTATGATTGCGTCACATCTTGTTGTTCCCGCCGACATAACAGTCAGTTGGTCCGATATCGCCGGTCTGGATGCAGTCATTCAGGAGCTCCGGGAATCAGTGGTGCTGCCGGTCCAGCACAAGGAGCTCTTCAAGCATTCAAAGCTGTGGCAGGCGCCTAAAGGCGTCCTGCTCCATGGGCCACCGGGCTGTGGAAAGACGCTGATAGCGAAGGCGACAGCAAAGGAGGCGGGAATGCGCTTTATCAATTTGGACGTTGCCATTCTCACCGATAAGTGGTACGGGGAATCCCAGAAATTGACTTCCGCCGTCTTTTCGCTGGCATCGAGAATCGAGCCatgcattatttttattgacgAAATTGACTCATTCCTGCGATCGCGAAACATGAACGACCACGAGGCTACCGCCATGATGAAGACCCAGTTCATGATGCTGTGGGATGGCCTCAGCACGAACACTAACTCGACGGTGATTGTAATGGGAGCCACGAACCGACCGCAGGATCTAGACAAAGCCATTGTGCGCCGTATGCCAGCCCAATTCCACATTGGTCTACCTTCCGAGACTCAACGAAAAGACATCCTAAAGTTGATCCTACAATCGGAGGAGATAAGTCGGGATGTTGACTTGAATCGCTTGTCCAAGCTCACAAATGGCTTCTCGGGCTCAGACCTTCGAGAAATGTGCCGAAATGCTTCAGTTTACAGGATGAGGCAGCTCATCACTTCCAGTGATCCATCAGCTGCAGCGCTTGATCGTAATAACGTCAGCATTACCATGGACGATTTGCTAGGGTCGCACTTAAAAATTAAGGAATCAAAAATGCACACAGGAAGCCTATTCTTAGAGAATAGGATCGAGTTAGACTAA
- the LOC120456119 gene encoding phenoloxidase-activating factor 2-like: MILLNCLVICLCILSCGAQDTSLDKLISDIFKTGDATASPTPSPNPNPNPNPNPPPPNPPPTPVVNPKDSSGNTGSENGGSESAQYQSCGDQKECVPRWLCANNTINNDGEGIIDIRIDTGSPCQNYLNLCCDLPNKRKDPIFVYKPDHPEGCGYQNPQGVGFKITGAVNQEAEFGEFPWMLAILREEGNLNLYECGGALLAPNVVLTAAHCVHNKQPSSIVVRAGEWDTQTQNEIRNHEDRYVKEIIYHEQFSKGTLFYDVAVMLLEGPFTLQDNIQTVCLPNVGDTFDFDRCYATGWGKNKFGKDGEYQVILKKVDMPVVPNQQCQANLRETRLGRHFNLHESFICAGGEKDKDTCKGDGGSPLVCPIAGQTNRFMSAGIVAWGIGCGEENIPGVYANVAKLRPWIDSKLKIWNIDPRHYTP; this comes from the exons ATGATATTACTGAATTGCCTAGTAATATGCCTGTGCATATTGTCGTGTGGAGCGCAGGACACTTCTTTGGATAAATTGATATCGGACATCTTTAAAACCGGCGACGCCACAGCATCACCCACTCCCAGTCCCAATCctaatcccaatcccaatcccaatccccccCCTCCCAATCCCCCTCCCACTCCTGTGGTAAACCCTAAGGATTCGTCCGGTAACACAGGATCCGAGAACGGAGGATCCGAATCAGCTCAGTACCAGTCCTGTGGCGATCAAAAGGAGTGTGTTCCCCGTTGGTTGTGTGCGAATAACACGATTAACAACGATGGCGAAGGTATCATAGATATTCGAATTGACACGGGTTCGCCATGCCAAAACTACTTGAATTTGTGCTGTGATCTACCCAACAAG AGAAAAGACCCGATTTTCGTTTATAAACCGGATCATCCCGAAGGCTGCGGATACCAGAATCCCCAAGGTGTTGGCTTTAAAATCACAGGAGCTGTCAATCAGGAGGCCGAGTTCGGCGAATTCCCCTGGATGCTGGCAATTCTGCGTGAAGAAGGCAACCTTAACCTGTACGAATGTGGAGGAGCTCTCCTAGCTCCCAATGTGGTTCTGACCGCGGCCCATTGCGTTCACAACAAACAGCCAAGTAGCATTGTTG TAAGAGCTGGCGAATGGGATACGCAAACGCAGAATGAGATCAGAAATCACGAGGACCGATATGTCAAGGAAATCATCTACCATGAGCAGTTCAGCAAAGGAACCCTATTCTACGATGTGGCTGTGATGCTGTTGGAAGGACCATTTACCCTCCAGGACAACATCCAAACCGTTTGCTTGCCCAACGTGGGTGATACTTTCGATTTCGATCGCTGTTATGCCACCGGCTGGGGCAAGAACAAGTTCGGCAAAGATGGCGAGTACCAGGTCATCCTGAAGAAGGTGGACATGCCCGTGGTGCCCAATCAGCAGTGCCAGGCGAATCTGCGCGAAACTCGCCTCGGCAGGCACTTCAATTTGCACGAGAGCTTCATTTGCGCCGGCGGTGAAAAGGATAAGGACACCTGCAAGGGCGATGGGGGCTCCCCACTGGTGTGTCCAATCGCTGGCCAGACGAACCGCTTCATGTCAGCCGGCATTGTCGCCTGGGGTATCGGATGCGGCGAAGAGAACATTCCCGGAGTGTATGCCAACGTGGCCAAACTTCGTCCTTGGATCGACTCCAAGTTGAAGATTTGGAATATTGACCCTAGGCACTATACACCTTAA
- the LOC120452248 gene encoding uncharacterized protein LOC120452248, whose product MILLNCLVICLCILSCGAQDTTLDKLITDIFKNANAALSSTPSPSPNPNPNPPPPPPPTPVVNPKDSSGNTGSENGGSGSARYQSCGDQKECVPRGLCANNAINNDGEGIIQNDTGSSCQNFLDLCCHISNKRTNPLNFKVEIP is encoded by the exons ATGATATTACTGAATTGCCTAGTAATATGCCTGTGCATATTGTCGTGTGGAGCGCAGGACACTACTTTGGATAAATTGATAACGGACATTTTTAAAAACGCCAATGCCGCATTATCATCCactcccagtcccagtcccaatCCTAATCCCAATCCCCCTCCCCCACCCCCTCCCACTCCTGTGGTAAACCCTAAGGATTCGTCCGGAAACACAGGATCCGAGAACGGAGGATCCGGATCAGCTCGGTACCAGTCCTGTGGCGATCAAAAGGAGTGTGTTCCCCGTGGGTTGTGTGCGAATAACGCGATTAACAACGATGGCGAAGGTATCATTCAAAATGACACGGGTTCGTCATGCCAAAACTTCTTGGATTTGTGCTGTCATATATCCAACAAG AGAACAAATCCACTCAATTTCAAAGTAGAAATTCcttaa
- the LOC120456508 gene encoding ubiquitin thioesterase otubain-like, which yields MEPFTQNDGNHDELIIQQKRDIEKEISETTPLVSEQLPLTCLYAEYSGDEIFTAKIQDLSKKYKFIRRTRPDGNCFFRAFAYSYLEYLISNNSAYQEFKKLAEESKEKLVQLGFPSFTLEDFHETFMEVIQRVSPDNPGGHSTVQDELHKIFNEQGYSDYVVVYLRLITSGKLQEEADFYQNFIEGDLTIEAFRHLEVEPMYKESDHIHIIALCTALGAGVRVEYLDRGEGGTVKAHDFPEGSEPRIYLIYRPGHYDILYPN from the exons ATGGAACCGTTTACCCAAAATGACGGCAATCACGACGAGTTAATAATTCAGCAGAAGCGTGATATTGAAAAAGAG ATCAGCGAGACGACTCCGTTGGTCAGCGAGCAGTTGCCACTCACCTGCTTGTATGCGGAGTACAGTGGCGACGAGATCTTCACCGCCAAGATACAGGATCTGTCCAAAAAGTACAAGTTCATCCGCCGCACCCGCCCCGATGGCAATTGTTTCTTCAGAGCCTTCGCATATTCCTACTTGGAGTACTTGATCTCAAACAACAGTGCCTACCAGGAGTTCAAAAAACTGGCCGAGGAGTCCAAGGAAAAGCTCGTTCAGCTTGGATTTCCCAGTTTTACATTGGAGGACTTTCACGAAACT TTTATGGAAGTCATCCAGCGGGTTAGTCCCGATAATCCAGGTGGACACAGCACGGTCCAAGATGAATTGCACAAAATCTTTAATGAGCAGGGATACTCAGACTACGTGGTGGTTTACCTACGTTTGATCACCTCGGGAAAACTGCAGGAGGAGGCCGACTTCTACCAAAATTTCATTGAGGGCGACCTCACCATTGAGGCGTTCCGCCATCTGGAAGTGGAACCGATGTACAAAGAGTCGGATCACATCCACATTATCGCGCTCTGCACCGCCCTCGGTGCTGGAGTACGTGTTGAGTACTTGGACCGTGGAGAGGGCGGCACTGTGAAGGCCCACGACTTTCCCGAGGGAAGTGAACCCAGAATTTACCTGATATATAGACCAGGCCACTACGATATACTGTATCCAAATTGA
- the LOC120456499 gene encoding cyclin-dependent kinase 5 activator 1, protein MGTVLSFNPRDRHPIYSSQPNFQYNHSTDMRNENDSTGSMDSHLNNFSYEQLNNAKNRENKKSACHSMAKNVIGQQGGPCGGGVHINLQTQTQLSSHNLNNLANASKDTITNVLDTHNENSVLKAEKSSFEKNLKKHSIFINALSWKKLSTSHNKKKIENKNKCANLPTACFKAQLLESSFASSSDKNRNIQLHCNRIEEHNQQHCNQHPHSHPHQHQLQLQNQHQHQNQNQNQNQVQDIREEVMTGPPGKSQNPSKAKDPVKVNNKNSMSNHNKLIQKQPLTLSLPQQVQASSIQIKNTNQIPRKTVIQASTSELLKCLGMFLHCRCQRLNNFDAGDAVMWLRAVDRSLLLQGWQDVAFINPANVVFVYMLVRELVSGEESKESDLQASVLTCLYLSYSYMGNEISYPLKPFLVEDSKEKFWDRCLVIVNKLSDKMLKINAEPGFFTEVFTELKSCGQYHPTIKSYCGGA, encoded by the exons ATGGGAACGGTGTTGAGCTTCAATCCGCGGGATCGCCATCCCATCTACTCGTCCCAGccaaattttcaatataaCCACTCGACCGACATGCGGAACGAGAACGACAGCACTGGCTCCATGGACTCCCATTTGAATAACTTCTCCTACGAGCAGCTGAACAATGCCAAGAATCGGGAGAACAAGAAGTCCGCCTGCCATTCGATGGCCAAGAATGTGATTGGTCAGCAGGGTGGACCGTGTGGCGGCGGGGTCCACATCAATCTGCAGACACAAACCCAGCTGAGCTCGCACAATTTGAATAATCTGGCGAACGCCTCAAAGGACACCATCACCAATGTCCTGGACACGCATAACGAGAACTCGGTGCTCAAGGCGGAGAAGAGCTCCTTCGAGAAGAACCTTAAGAAGCACTCGATCTTCATCAATGCGCTCTCGTGGAAGAAGCTCTCCACGTCGCACAACAAGAAGAAGATCGAGAACAAGAACAAGTGCGCCAACCTGCCCACGGCCTGCTTCAAGGCCCAGCTGCTGGAGTCCTCGTTCGCCTCCTCCTCGGACAAAAATCGCAACATCCAGCTGCACTGCAACCGCATCGAGGAGCACAACCAGCAGCACTGCAACCAGCATCCtcattcgcatccgcatcagcaccagcttcagctgcagaatcagcaccagcaccagaatcagaatcagaaccagaaccaggTTCAGGACATCCGGGAGGAGGTCATGACAGGGCCACCGGGCAAATCGCAGAACCCTTCCAAGGCGAAAGACCCCGTCAAGGTCAACAACAAGAACTCCATGTCGAACCACAACAAGCTGATCCAGAAACAGCCACTGACACTTAGCCTGCCCCAGCAAGTCCAGGCCTCGTCCATTCAGATCAAGAACACCAACCAGATCCCACGCAAGACCGTCATTCAG GCCTCCACTTCGGAATTGCTTAAGTGCTTGGGAATGTTTTTGCACTGTCGTTGCCAGAGACTAAACAACTTCGATGCCGGGGATGCTGTCATGTGGCTAAGAGCTGTGGATCGCAGCCTTTTGCTCCAAGGATGGCAG GATGTGGCGTTCATAAACCCAGCCAATGTGGTGTTTGTCTACATGCTGGTTCGCGAGCTGGTCAGCGGCGAAGAAAGCAAGGAATCGGATCTTCAGGCTTCGGTACTCACCTGTTTGTATCTGTCTTATTCGTATATGGGCAATGAAATCAGCTATCCTCTCAAACCGTTTTTGGTTGAAGACTCGAAGGAGAAGTTTTGGGACAG GTGCCTCGTCATTGTTAACAAGCTAAGTGATAAAATGCTTAAAATCAATGCTGAGCCTGGATTTTTTACCGAAGTCTTTACTGAGCTGAAATCTTGTGGTCAATATCATCCTACAATTAAATCATACTGTGGAGGCGCCTGA
- the LOC120456519 gene encoding uncharacterized protein LOC120456519 encodes MDSNETETTDGKSTQQSLALRRELRRKKILEASKARLDKLNGRASAAFQNENLDGEPSNTQYSDPEVEPDIPIRRSFLPEQPPPPKITTRNAWLKSRVHIMLAACFGFLLALYTNSSVFIPVLLFVIAELAFLQYYKEDHLPASLGPLLFMFINPNITSKIKQFSSIFFILQSLLGDLAITVCVVCSGSMLLLNLNTDYATIVK; translated from the exons ATGGATAGTaatgaaacagaaacaacagaTGGGAAGTCTACACAGCAGTCGCTTGCTTTGCGGCGGGAATTGCGGAGAAAGAAAATATTGGAAGCCTCCAAGGCACGACTGGACAAATTGAATGGCAGAGCGTCGGCGGCGtttcaaaatgaaaacctCG ATGGTGAACCTTCAAATACGCAATATTCCGATCCAGAGGTGGAGCCGGATATTCCAATAAGACGTTCATTTTTGCCGGAACAACCCCCACCGCCGAAAATCACGACACGAAATGCATGGCTAAAAAGCCGAGTTCACATAATGTTAGCGGCTTGCTTTGGTTTCCTATTGGCTCTTTATACAAACAGCAGTGTTTTCATTCCCGTTCTGCTTTTCGTGATTGCGGAGCTGGCATTCCTTCAATATTATAAAGAAGACCATTTACCGGCCAGTTTGGGACCCctgttatttatgtttatcaaTCCGAATATTACCAGCAAAATTAAGCAGTTTAGCAGTATATTCTTTATTCTTCAGTCACTGTTGGGTGATCTTGCGATAACCGTCTGCGTTGTTTGCTCAGGAAGCATGCTCTTACTAAATTTAAACACCGATTATGCTACAATTGTTAAATAA